One genomic segment of Rivularia sp. PCC 7116 includes these proteins:
- the glpK gene encoding glycerol kinase GlpK codes for MQSRGNTNQQASYILALDLGTTGNRAFVFDANAQIVGQAYLELKQYYPQPGWLEHDATEIWSATISVIQSAVKQAEISPSQIAAIGLTVQRETCLLWDKNTGKPLRKAIVWQDRRTAPLCNELQNQGLAEEIYQRTGLVIDAYFSATKLSWLLDSVAGIDLDNVLAGTIDTWVLWNLTGRKVHATDHSNASRTMLMNLETCDWDETLLNLFKIPRHILPQIQPSLSQFGLTDKDLLGTEIPITAILGDQQASLFGHGCNAPGLMKCTYGTGSFLVAHTGSEIVRSQSQLLSTVAWTQVNQSGSLEISYALEGSMFTSGACIQWLRDGLQLIETAAQTETIATQVDDNGGVYFVPALSGLGAPHWDMSARGSFLGITAGVTREHMVRSVLEAITYQVKEVVEAINASSKTSINKLAVDGGGSNNNFLMQFQADLLGIPIEQPVMRDTTVQGIAFAAGLSIGLWNDYSQLIEQRTIETVFEPNLNSNNIQDIQDNYATWLRAVERGKNWEQ; via the coding sequence ATGCAGAGTAGGGGCAATACAAACCAACAAGCAAGTTATATTCTGGCTTTAGATTTGGGTACTACGGGCAATCGTGCTTTTGTCTTTGATGCCAACGCTCAAATTGTGGGACAAGCATACCTCGAACTCAAACAATATTATCCTCAACCGGGATGGTTGGAACATGATGCTACCGAAATTTGGTCAGCTACGATTTCGGTAATCCAAAGTGCTGTTAAGCAAGCAGAAATTTCCCCTTCACAAATTGCTGCTATTGGCTTAACAGTTCAGCGAGAAACTTGTTTGCTGTGGGATAAGAACACCGGAAAACCTTTACGTAAAGCAATTGTCTGGCAAGATAGACGTACTGCTCCCCTTTGCAATGAATTACAAAACCAAGGTTTGGCAGAGGAAATTTATCAACGTACTGGATTAGTTATTGATGCTTACTTTTCTGCAACAAAGCTTTCTTGGCTGTTGGATTCTGTTGCAGGAATTGACCTCGATAATGTTTTGGCTGGGACAATTGATACTTGGGTGTTGTGGAATCTAACCGGTAGAAAAGTTCATGCAACTGACCACAGCAATGCCAGTCGCACAATGTTAATGAATTTGGAAACTTGCGATTGGGATGAAACGTTATTAAATTTATTCAAAATTCCTCGTCATATTTTACCGCAAATTCAGCCTAGTTTAAGCCAATTTGGATTGACAGATAAAGATTTACTAGGAACAGAAATTCCTATAACTGCTATTTTAGGCGACCAACAAGCGTCTTTATTTGGTCATGGTTGCAATGCTCCCGGCTTAATGAAATGCACTTACGGTACTGGTAGCTTTTTGGTCGCTCATACTGGCAGCGAAATAGTGCGATCGCAAAGTCAGCTTTTGAGTACTGTGGCTTGGACTCAAGTCAATCAAAGCGGTTCTTTAGAAATAAGCTATGCTCTTGAAGGCAGTATGTTTACTAGTGGTGCTTGTATACAATGGTTGCGCGATGGTCTTCAGTTAATTGAAACAGCCGCTCAAACCGAAACAATAGCAACTCAAGTAGACGATAACGGTGGAGTCTATTTTGTACCAGCTTTAAGTGGATTGGGGGCACCTCACTGGGATATGAGCGCTAGAGGTTCTTTTTTAGGTATCACTGCTGGAGTCACCAGAGAACATATGGTTCGTTCGGTATTGGAAGCAATTACTTATCAGGTAAAAGAAGTTGTGGAAGCTATTAATGCATCTAGTAAGACTTCTATCAACAAGTTGGCTGTAGATGGTGGTGGTTCCAACAATAATTTTTTAATGCAGTTTCAAGCAGATTTATTAGGAATTCCCATCGAACAACCAGTGATGCGAGACACTACGGTACAGGGTATTGCATTTGCTGCTGGTTTATCAATTGGTTTATGGAATGATTATTCACAATTGATAGAACAAAGAACTATAGAAACAGTATTTGAACCGAATCTTAATTCTAATAATATTCAAGATATTCAAGATAATTATGCTACTTGGCTGCGTGCTGTTGAACGTGGAAAAAATTGGGAACAGTGA
- a CDS encoding precorrin-8X methylmutase: MNMAKNYQTESAQNSKEDSKNKHLTIKQLTQEVGGGLTPRMVRHYHKLGLVPEAERSEGNYRLYTDKSVQHLRRIVALKSQGFQLEHIQKLLATYPESDNFDSLTTQLQQQYQSVIEQLSRLRKTASALEGLLGRDKHCQRIQAEAIAELRHLEIESTLGTKKLEQLWQGLDAACDAHPEDLSESLQQLLPDLSNKNEIERDLLGKLVLASGDVSLVDFIRLSQNAIASARNALKNNCEIFVDVPPVCAALDHTRTAHLSTKVNILIDDPHIHSVDEAENKFWQHQELHEGLKQLTPGCVLIIGYAPSVLISALKLIEQQQIQPSLIIGMPIGFSHASAAKRRLMASGVDYITTLGTIGGGLLAAVALNSLMESLIKKPDCHCYLGKGNYNS; encoded by the coding sequence ATGAATATGGCTAAAAATTATCAAACTGAAAGCGCCCAGAATTCAAAAGAAGACAGCAAAAACAAACACCTAACAATCAAACAGCTAACTCAAGAAGTTGGTGGTGGTTTAACTCCCAGAATGGTGAGACATTATCACAAGTTAGGTTTGGTACCTGAAGCTGAACGCTCTGAAGGGAATTATCGGCTTTATACTGATAAAAGCGTGCAACATTTGCGGCGAATAGTCGCGCTGAAATCGCAGGGCTTTCAACTAGAGCACATTCAAAAATTATTAGCAACTTACCCCGAATCAGACAACTTTGATAGCTTAACGACTCAACTACAGCAACAATATCAATCCGTCATCGAACAATTATCGCGCTTGCGAAAAACAGCATCAGCTTTAGAAGGTTTGTTAGGTAGAGACAAGCATTGTCAACGTATCCAAGCAGAAGCGATCGCCGAATTACGACATTTAGAAATAGAATCTACCTTGGGGACTAAAAAATTAGAACAACTTTGGCAAGGTTTAGATGCAGCTTGCGATGCTCATCCAGAAGACTTAAGCGAATCTTTGCAGCAGTTGTTACCGGATTTATCAAATAAAAATGAAATTGAAAGAGATTTACTTGGCAAACTAGTATTAGCTTCTGGCGACGTTAGTTTAGTTGATTTTATTCGCTTGAGTCAGAATGCTATAGCTTCAGCGAGAAATGCTCTAAAAAATAACTGTGAAATATTTGTAGATGTTCCCCCAGTTTGCGCCGCTCTCGACCATACTCGCACAGCACATTTAAGTACAAAAGTCAATATATTAATAGACGACCCCCATATTCACAGTGTGGATGAAGCCGAAAATAAATTTTGGCAACATCAAGAATTGCACGAGGGTTTAAAACAGTTAACTCCTGGTTGTGTTTTAATTATCGGTTACGCCCCATCAGTATTAATTTCTGCATTAAAACTCATCGAACAACAACAAATCCAACCATCTTTAATAATTGGAATGCCCATCGGTTTTAGTCATGCAAGCGCCGCCAAGCGTCGGTTAATGGCTTCTGGTGTAGATTATATAACCACCCTTGGTACCATCGGTGGCGGTTTATTAGCCGCTGTAGCGCTTAATAGTTTGATGGAGTCTTTAATTAAAAAACCCGATTGTCATTGTTATTTAGGGAAAGGTAATTATAATTCGTAA
- a CDS encoding heavy metal translocating P-type ATPase: MTSSFLRKTDFRQLISEHPDALAAIICAVLLFFGWLCLQFSWVGLALLILCAAYVIGGYESAKEGLTTLFAEKEFDVDLLMIVAALGAAFLGLWRREYYLIVDGAVLILIFAISGALEGYAMQRTNHAISKLMGLTPDTARLILHGEEKQVAIDKLVIDDEILVKPGELIPTDALILKGASNLNEASITGESLPVEKTVGDEVFAGTINGTGALILRVHQPPESSLIQRVIRLVQQAQTEAPPSQIFVENLERNYAKVIVVCGILLAVLPPFIFNWDWETTIYKALIFLVVASPCALMAAIMPALLSAIANGARGGILFKGGAVLELVGKVKAIAFDKTGTLTTGEPQVIEIIAVNGKDANQILSIAAALEVYSEHPIGKAIVLAARDKNLALLSANDIVSHTGFGISGEIEEKYIKVGNAKFIQSEISQLPVDLVAASKNLETHGKTIVWVANNKKILGIIAVADTIRAEAAKTIQRLKRLGIQNIIIVSGDRQLTTNYIAQQLGISEVYAELLPEDKVSVIRRLKRQYQTVAMVGDGINDAPALTTASVGIAMGTTGSDIALETADIVLMADRLEKLVAAIHLGRRSVKVIKQNIIFALCSIGLLLIANFATGINLPLGVIGHEGSTVLVTLSGLRLLKGGNREYNS, translated from the coding sequence ATGACTAGTTCTTTCTTGAGAAAAACTGATTTTAGACAACTAATTTCGGAACACCCGGATGCTTTAGCAGCAATTATTTGTGCCGTACTTTTGTTTTTCGGTTGGTTGTGTTTGCAGTTTAGTTGGGTTGGATTGGCTTTACTAATTCTGTGTGCAGCCTATGTAATTGGAGGTTACGAAAGTGCGAAGGAAGGATTAACTACCCTATTTGCAGAAAAGGAATTCGACGTTGATTTATTGATGATAGTAGCTGCCTTGGGAGCAGCATTTCTGGGGCTTTGGCGGAGGGAATATTATCTGATTGTTGATGGTGCGGTGTTAATTCTGATTTTTGCTATCAGCGGTGCCTTGGAAGGTTATGCGATGCAAAGAACAAACCACGCTATTAGCAAGTTGATGGGATTGACACCGGATACTGCGAGGCTAATATTGCATGGTGAAGAAAAGCAGGTTGCTATCGATAAGTTAGTTATAGATGACGAAATCTTGGTTAAACCGGGGGAATTGATTCCTACTGACGCTTTGATTCTCAAAGGTGCGAGCAATCTTAACGAAGCTTCTATCACCGGAGAATCCCTACCTGTAGAAAAAACTGTGGGTGATGAGGTTTTTGCAGGAACTATTAATGGTACGGGAGCTTTAATTTTAAGAGTTCACCAACCACCGGAAAGTAGTTTAATTCAAAGGGTAATTCGCTTAGTACAGCAAGCCCAAACCGAAGCACCACCATCGCAAATATTTGTAGAAAATTTAGAACGTAATTACGCCAAAGTAATCGTAGTATGCGGTATATTGCTGGCTGTTTTGCCACCATTTATTTTTAATTGGGATTGGGAAACAACTATTTACAAAGCTTTGATTTTTTTGGTGGTGGCTTCTCCCTGCGCGTTAATGGCTGCGATTATGCCTGCACTATTATCGGCAATTGCCAATGGAGCGCGAGGGGGTATTTTATTTAAAGGTGGAGCAGTTTTGGAATTGGTGGGTAAAGTTAAAGCAATTGCCTTTGATAAAACTGGAACTTTGACTACTGGAGAACCCCAGGTTATAGAAATTATCGCCGTTAACGGGAAAGATGCCAATCAAATTCTTTCAATTGCTGCTGCCCTAGAAGTTTATTCAGAGCATCCCATCGGAAAAGCAATTGTTCTAGCGGCTAGGGATAAAAATTTGGCTTTATTATCTGCTAATGACATAGTTTCTCATACAGGTTTTGGTATTAGCGGTGAAATTGAGGAGAAATATATCAAAGTAGGCAATGCTAAATTTATTCAATCGGAAATTTCCCAGTTACCAGTAGACTTAGTTGCAGCTAGCAAAAATCTAGAAACACACGGTAAAACAATCGTTTGGGTTGCTAATAACAAGAAAATATTGGGAATTATTGCCGTTGCCGATACAATACGTGCTGAAGCTGCAAAAACAATCCAACGACTGAAACGACTCGGCATCCAGAACATAATTATTGTAAGTGGCGATCGCCAACTTACCACAAACTACATTGCCCAACAGTTGGGTATTTCCGAAGTTTACGCCGAGTTGCTCCCCGAAGATAAAGTCAGCGTAATTCGTCGCTTAAAAAGACAATATCAAACAGTTGCAATGGTAGGCGATGGTATAAATGATGCTCCTGCCCTGACAACAGCATCCGTAGGAATAGCGATGGGAACTACAGGTAGCGATATAGCTTTAGAAACAGCAGATATTGTATTAATGGCAGACCGTTTGGAAAAATTAGTTGCTGCAATCCATTTAGGTAGGCGTTCTGTCAAGGTTATCAAACAAAACATTATCTTTGCTTTGTGCAGCATTGGTTTGCTACTAATTGCCAATTTTGCCACTGGTATCAATCTTCCTTTGGGAGTAATTGGACACGAAGGTTCTACAGTATTGGTAACTTTGAGTGGTTTAAGATTGTTAAAAGGAGGGAATAGGGAATATAATTCGTAA